The segment AAATGTCCCTCCAGACAATGGAAGGCTGTTTAGAGACTGAAAGACATGGCTAATTAAGCAGAGTGTGTGTATGCAATGGGGCGGAAAATCAGTTATGTCCATACGACAATCTCCAAGAAGAGCAAACACATGAATGATTGCCGATTACACGCCTGCTATGTCTCTGTCTCGGCCCGAAGCATATGCCAGAGGTCATTAAGAATCAGTTGCAGTATGCAAGACACGTCTGTCtggttatttgtgtgtgtgtgtgtgtgtgtgtgtcattgttaACTATTAGAAAGTTGTGTCTTTGTCTAGCTTTATGTCTTGTGAGCaaagtgtgtgtctgtatgtgtaaaTAGAGGCTTAATGGATAAGAACAAGAGAGCCATGTCCACGGCCTAAACCACTTATAGTACGTCTACCTCTCTCTCAGGCTAAACTCCCCACACACTCCGACACACACTACTGCCCACGGTGACGCCACAAAGGCTCAGGCCGTTACTAAGCAACTGGATCAAATCGTCATAGAAACTgttgaaagggggggggggttgatcAGTTTCTTTGGAGAGATCATGAGGGAGCAACAAGCATGGATAAAATTAGCTCATGTCCTGTCTTTTGTGAGGAAAGATAACTACAACTGTGATACTCTACATATATGTCAGAATGTCAGAGACAGGCAGAAAGCTCCAAGCCAGGGACATTTGGAGGGTCTGTGCATGGTTGCAGACAATGTTAAATGGGTTTTAAGACAGTTCTGACATGTTTAATTAGGAATTTCAGCTGCATGCCCTCTTTGCTCCCATCTGTCAGCAGTGTCCTCCAGCATCACAAGCAAAAAATATAAGCCTGCTATCAGCATAACCAGAACTTTCTGGAGATCACACGAGGACTGGATCCAGGTCAGTGGCCATCTGAAGGGAACTGAATCAGATGTGGCACAGGAACATTTTCTTACACTGAAATATCTATATGCGAAGCACCTGAATAAATAAAACTAGAGGTACTTTTCCATGCAAAACTTGCCACTGTGATACTAGGGTGCACTGGATAGTTGGTAGGGTGTTGATTTCTGGGTCTGAAGAGTCACTATGTGGTTGGTTAAACATCAAGTCAAAAGAGCTGACCCCCAAGTCTCTTTGTGTTTCTGATAAGGGAATTTAAATCTGACCTGTAAAATTACCAActaattttatctaaaaaaaaaaatgacaaaaggacaaaaatatacatttatgctACATTCactatttttaacattacaattgTGAGGTagtttaaaaggatagtttacccaaaaatgaaaaattctgatattgattactcaccctcatgtacatccaaacccatatgaccttcgttcaccttcagaacacaaatttagatatttttgatgaaatctgagagctttctgaccttgcatagacagcaacgcaacgcAAACGTTCTAGGCCCAGCAACATAAGGACATCTTTATAATAGTCTATGTGACATAaatggttcaactgtaattttatgaagctacgtcAATAATTTTTGTGCccaaagaaaacataaataacaactttattcaacaattcttgtTGAATCCATATTACTGTCCACCACCATCATTCATGAGTACCACGATGCACCTACATCATGTAGTGTATGCATGCAGTCTCTGCTAGACTACTAGTCAATAACAAACCCCTACTTTTCACACAAAAATTCAGAATAAAGCAAGCAGAATGGCCTGGTTTCTCAGCATCAGTACCCCCCATCTATACAGAGCtatagtatgatttttttttttttttagtaaagcatcacaatatatttttttaatcataaaaccTTACACAATCCATACTTCACATCCTACAGTAACACTCCAGAAAAAAAGCCTCACAATTTGTAGGAGGTTTGGAATAAGGCCTTTATGTACTGTCTCTGACCTCATTATACAGGTTATCAGAAAGGTGCCTTGAGACTCACGCAAAGACCCAAAAACCCAGATCTCTTTTGTGATCATGAGCTTTTTGATTCATTCACATTTCATCTCCACCTAGAGACGGTGGCTACATGCCTCTCACATGCATGCTAGCAACTGACGTCTATTTTTAAAATCACGTCAGGTGCTACAGACATCAGAGCTGGAGGCAGATGCTGTTTCTGTTACAATGATTCAATCGCTGAAGACATCAGCGCCTGTTGTAGGCTTTGCAAGAACCACATGGGTAGGAGAGTGAAATACAGCATTATTTGCaccaaaaataaatgttcaagttGCATCAGATATTTGATCTGATATAAATTCAGCCACTCGCTGACCGATACATTTACGCTTGGCAAAATCATACATACATTAATGCAGCAGAAATATGCTAAAGCTTTTGGTCTATTGAATAATATCTTGGCTCAGATCTCTACCAAAAAGACGATCATGTTATGTAAAAGATAATGAACTACCTCATGACTAAACAACACAGAAGTTAACTAACAATTGCTTTAGAAATTCCTTTAATCACCTGATTTTCTTTTGAAATACATCAAACAAGCACAGCAACAATAATATTGGCATAAGCTGCTTCCACACCTGGATCCTGCATTCAAACTGGACAATAAACAGGAAGATGCACTTTTATTGCTTTGATGATTGTGCACCTGAACTTCTCCACCTCCCATTTAATATCAGTAGTGCGTTCATCTTTTTTTCCTCTAACCCAGACTCTTTTATTATCTCCTTTTATTATCtccttttattttctctctctgtctctctttcctgGTTTCTGTTGCTTTTGTTCATAATTCTTTTAGGACGAAATCGTGTGCTGTAACTGTGCAGTCTGGGCTTATTCATTAGACAGCTCCCTCAGGCCCAATCGATCCTTGTTCTAAAATTAGCGCTTCCCATAATGCTCTTACTTTATCTGGATGGTGACCAGGGCTTTGATGCCGTGCTGTGTAACCTCTGATATCAGACCTACACAGTGGGAGGAAGGCTTTTATGAATCACATTTCATTCAAGATACATAATTGTTCTTCAATACAGCTACTCTAAAAAGGCAGTCTTATGGATGACTGCACATGTTATAAAGTGCTCCGGTTTTCCACATTCAAGGTGATTTAGAGGGCTTTGCAAATAGAAAAGACCAAGTCTGAATATCTGAGACACTAGCAGAGCCACTAGCACAGAGATCATTGGAGAGAAGCCACATTGAAAGTATGTACAGTGACATATAAAAGTCCATATAAAAAATTCTGGGATTCAAAACAGGGTTAACTAAGGGTTAACTAAGTTAAaggtaactaaaactaaaactctttttgttttttatgaaatagaataaactttaactgaattaaaataaaatgcaaagagcTATCTATTGACaggacaacatttctcatttgcatttagttaatctttattgtattaaaataaaaaatgcacatgcacatatttaatcataataatgaCAAATTACTGAAacttattataaattaaactggAAACAGAAAtagaacaaattcaaaatattaataaaaagtatcaTTGTAtcacaatgaaaatattaaaatagccaTGATTCAGAATTAAACCTGAAAATAAGCAtaacattttaagaataattatgtcaaatgatttagaaatatttattctACACACTATTTTTAGGTTACTAAGCAAATTTGCAATATTAGTCATGTGATGAAAGAAAGCCGTCCTGAAGCACATGATGCTGGATCAGAAGTTCACACAGCTTTACTGCaccaaatcaaaatataaaatgaatgtaaataaatatgttttttttttcactaaacttTTTATCCTAATAAGGTCATACTCTATGAAAACAGTACATTAAAttagaaagattaaaaaaaagcacTTTCACAAGTGAACTTTTGAACTGCACTTCATCTTATAATGTGAATGATCAAATATTTATTAACGTACGTCAAAGCACATCATCCACGCATGCGCCCTTCTGTCATTCTGCATGAGTGGGGTGGCACAGCTTTTTCAGAGAGACATGAAAAAATGGGAGGAATTTAAATGAGAGCAGAAGCAGAAAGTTATTTCTGTATGTTCTGATCCACCATTTCTGTTTGCGTGGGCAAAGACACAGATTCCCATTCATAAACGAGACTAGATCTGTCATAAATCTTGCTACAGGTTAGGGGGAGATTTCTGCTGCAGCATTTGAAATAATGAGACTTCATTATTTATAATTCAAGGCACGTGGGATGAATTCATTTCAGAGGCTGAAAAACAAAAGCCACATTGTTTGGATGTTGAGCCTTCTACTTCTAGGATATTTTGTGTGGGTTTTACAAGAGAAAAACAATTTGAAATACTTTTAGCTCTTTGCAGAATTTGAGTCGAATGATGACAATAACATAAGATGATGAATGAATAATTTCTAGTATTTCTATTTCATAACCACTCAATTATCAGGGTCTCCCAATGTGCAATCTCAATATGCTTTCAGGTTTTCCGTGCCAGTTCAAAGGGTGAAATTACATAAGAAAAGCTATTATGAAATTCATTAGTTGTCTGAGGTAAAATCAAATGAATCAATCAACCTTACTAAATTATGGCAAGATTTCCATTCATAAACTGGCGGTCTTACCTGTTTTCCCTCAAGAGTGTAGATCGTCTTGACAATGCCAGAATCAAGCTTTATAGCATCTGTAATGTCAGTGAGAACTTGCTCAAAGGAGTGAGCCGTCTTCTTGTTAAGCAGGATGCGGACTGCCTTCCGCGGCTTCACCCCACTGCGAATGATGGTGACCAGTTTGGGTCTGATGAAGTCTTTGCCCTCTTTGGACTGTGGTCCTGATTTCAAGCTGGCTAGAGATGTGGGGCATTTGCTGGAGCCCAGGGCCCTCACATTCACAGACCAGTTAGGGTTGACATTGTTGGAGTAGTCGAGTTTTTTAAAGGCTTCGGTGGAGCCACACACGTAACTCTCACCTAAAATTACAGAGAGACAATAGTGACTTTTTATAAATTTTCAGTGCATTTAAGGGTAAAAGACCCGAGGCAGTGACTGGTGATTTTCACTGTCGATTGAGCTGCTAAATGCATTGATTTAAGGTAAAGCCGTGCAGACTTAAATGCTCATCACTGAGTGCTCTAATTCTGTATCCTTATCATCACTTCTACTGCTCTAATTTAGAAAAGAGGATCCAAAAGCATCCAAGACACAATCTTTAGAGCATCTCATAAAACAATAtgctattaaaatgaaatcataatACAATATTGCCTACAATAACCAGGTTTTGGTTGTTTTATGCTACACAGATTGatcattttatgacattttatgaccCGCAGGTACCCGAACCCATTCAGGACTCTatcatatagatcagtggtcgtgatgcatttttaaatgttgaaatgctTTTCATTTTACATGATAAAAACGATGTATTCTTGCGCAAGATGCTGAAAAAACAGTGAGATGCAATGCAGTggcaaaattgttattttattttatttttattaaaaattatctaGCTAGCacgttcacataaaaaaaaaaaatagaaagcagtgcggtaaaacaaaaatgaaaggaCACTTATAGGCCTACAGCCCACAAACTACACGATTTTAGCGCCGATTTTCGCTGTATCCCGAAGCCAGAGTTATGGAGGCGTCCCTAACCCGGCCCCTAAACCTCACGATATTCAGTGTCCCCGCCTACTTGAGACATAAGCTCCGCCCATTATTAGAGCTCTGGGCTGCAACGATATTCTTGGAGGCACAAATGGAAGCAAATCAGTGCGGGACTATTAGAGTAACAATCGCTGTGTTTAAATGACAAAAGACGCATTCAAGAATGCCTGAAAAATATATAGCAGGTTAAATGTCTTTGGTCTGTCTGCGATCCAACTTGTTTTACTGACATCAGACAACTGTGTAATTGAGGAGAACAACAATCCTACGTGTAGTATTTGGGCAGCATTAGACAACTTCTTACCTTCCACCAGCTGATCTATACTGGTGATTTTTTTGGAACCATCTATTGTGTAGATGATTCGCACCCCTTGGGGCAGATTGACGTTGTCAGAGAGGGTTCGGGTCAGGTCGGCCAGCAAAGCGTCAAAGGTTCTTATCCGGTCCGATGAGATGGCGTACACTATGCCGTTGAAATACTTGTCACCATTGCGGTAAAAGCGCACTTTCTTCGCCTTCTTCTCCTGGCTCAGAGCTTTGAGGGTGCGTGTCCGGTACAGGCTGCAGTGGGCGCTGTGAGAGGGGCTGAACAGCCCGTTCGTCCGGCCTAAGCTTCGGCTGGTGCGTTGCCCTTTGTCCCTCTCGTCAAAGTGTTCCTCCATGTCGTCCAGTCAGATTAGGTCTAAAGAGTGAAAATGAAATGTGGAAAAGAGAAGTTACCAAACTAACCGTGTAGGTTTAATCCTTCCCTGACATCGGTGTCAGTCAATGTCTgctctgaaaataactttttaatctaattaaaaaataaggcTAATAATAAGGCTGCTAACGCAGGCTAATAAAGTCCTGCGTCTGTCATCGTCTGTTGACGGTGCCATTTTTTGACATGGCAAACACTAACGTTTGACATTTGAAAACGTCCTCAAAgggatgtaatttatttttagctacatacatgtatacattaaAGAATATGTATCAGGATAAGTGTCCAATAAGGATGTTAAAAATCTGTGCCCGAGTTCAAAACGTGacaagttttaaaaatatttacattagcTATTTGTAGTTATTTCAGGTTAAAAACTCTCAGTGGTTTAACTGTCAGGTAAGAAGtattgttttcaaaaatgttttaaaacatatgtccaggttttatttttacattgaaacaaattaatttttagtcaTAGCCTACCTGGTTTTTACGACCTTAACGCAATCAGTTTCATAAAAAGctcaaaatgtttataaataaaatatttttaaaacatgtaggacacacaaaaaagacacactggcacaaatatttatattttaaaagaaaatataaatgatttagCCTACATTTTCCCCAGTTTAA is part of the Carassius auratus strain Wakin chromosome 10, ASM336829v1, whole genome shotgun sequence genome and harbors:
- the LOC113110034 gene encoding serine/threonine-protein kinase DCLK1 isoform X4, translating into MEEHFDERDKGQRTSRSLGRTNGLFSPSHSAHCSLYRTRTLKALSQEKKAKKVRFYRNGDKYFNGIVYAISSDRIRTFDALLADLTRTLSDNVNLPQGVRIIYTIDGSKKITSIDQLVEGESYVCGSTEAFKKLDYSNNVNPNWSVNVRALGSSKCPTSLASLKSGPQSKEGKDFIRPKLVTIIRSGVKPRKAVRILLNKKTAHSFEQVLTDITDAIKLDSGIVKTIYTLEGKQVMCLQDFFGEEDIFIACGPEKFRFQDDFMLDESECQVVKSTSGKMGSLNRSSPRSLTLSRRSKSPSGSVNGTSASQLSTPHSAKSPSPSPTSPGSLKKHREMDKAITDSTA